A window of Kribbella voronezhensis genomic DNA:
CGCGGGCCGGATCTCGATCGAGGACACCGACAAGACCCGGAAGCTGGTGCTCACCCCGGACGACGGTTCCGAGGAGGTCGCCTACCCGGTGTCCAAGCGTGGCCGCCTGCTGATCGAAGAGGGTCAGCACGTCGAGGTCGGTCAGCAGCTGACGCAGGGTACGCCGGACCCGCAGGAGGTACTGCGGATCCTCGGTGTGCGCAAGGCGCAGGAGCACCTGGTGGACGAGGTCCAGGAGGTGTACCGGTCGCAGGGTGTGGCCATCCACGACAAGCACATCGAGATCATCGTCCGGCAGATGCTGCGCCGGGTCACGGTGATCGAGTCCGGCGAGGCGAACCTGCTGCCGGGCGAGCTGGCGGACCGCCTGATGTTCGAGGCGGAGAACCGTCGGGTGGTGGCCGAGGGCGGTACACCGGCCTCTGGTCGCCCGGTGCTGATGGGTATCACCAAGGCGTCGCTCGCGACCGAGTCGTGGCTGTCGGCCGCCTCCTTCCAGGAGACGACCCGGGTCCTGACCGAGGCCGCGATCCACGGCAAGTCCGACTCGCTGGTCGGTCTGAAGGAGAACGTCATCATCGGAAAGCTGATCCCGGCGGGTACCGGCATGGACCGTTACCGCAACATCCGGGTGGAGCCCACCGAGGAGGCGAAGGCCGCGATGTACTCGATGGTCGGCTACGAGTCGTACGACTACGACTTCGGCCCGTCCACCGGTCAGTCGGTCCCGCTGGACGACTTCGACCTCGGTTCCTACCAGAACTGAGTCAGTCAGTACGCAGTACGCCCGAGGGCGGCACTCCCACCAGGGGGTGCCGCCCTCGCGGCGTTGCGGCCACCCCCGCCGACGTACCGAAGTACGGTGAAGTTGCCTAGAGCAATTAATGGTTCGGTGGTGGATCGCTCGGTCCAGCAGGGGTTCTGAAGCCGGCGGCCGTGGTGACATGCCGAGGGTGGTCGGGCGGCTGCAGAGTGTCGCGAGGGGTCGGCGTGGAAGTGTCGGCGGGATGCGCGAAGATGACGCACATGCCGGATCTCCCGCCGTACCTGCGACCGTTCGTGCTGGACGTCGAGGAGGTGGCCGGACAACGCAGCGACCGCGTCGGCGAGCTGGACTTCTACCGTCCCGCGAGTACGGCGCGGACGGGCGCGATCCTGTTGGTTCACGGGGGTCCGGGGCCCGCCGATCTCACCGTGTCGCCACGTGACTGGCCGGTGTATCAGGGCTATGCCACGGCGATCGCTCAGCGCGGCCTGGTGGCCGCCGTGGTCGACCACAGCCTCATTCGTGGCCTCGACCAGCTGACCGCCGCTGCCGACGACGTGGAGGCCGCTGTCGGCCTGCTGCGGGCCGATCCGCAGGTGGACCCGGAGCGCGTGCTGCTCTGGTTCTTCTCCGGCGCCGGCCTGCTGGCGGGGGAGTGGCTGGACAGCCGCCCCGGCTGGCTGCGTGGCATCGCCCTGACCTATCCCCGCCTCGCCACCCCGCCCGGTGTCGACGAACTGGTTTCCGCCGCCGAGGTCATCGGCAAAAACAAGAACCTGCCGGTGCTGCTGACGAGGGTCGGCCGCGAGCGCGACGAGCTCGCTGGTCCGGTGGCGGAGTTCGTCTCCGCCGGTGGCGCCGCGCTGGACATCATCGACGTACCGAAAGGGCAACACGGCTTCGACATGCTCGACCACACCGACGAATCCCGCGCCGCGGTGACCAAGGCCCTCGACTGGGCCATCGCCCACCTGGGTGAAGACCCCACCAACCAACCCCCTATCCCGGCCCCCACCAGCACTCGAACTCCGCTTCCGGCCGCCGGAGCCACCGTCACGACAGAGAAGCCGAAAGCTGTCGTGGTGGATAAGCCGGTAGCTGTCGCGCCACCAAGTGCGCCTGCTGTCTCCGCAGAGACGCCGGCGTCGCGCGTGGTGGGGCGCGAGCATTCGGCGTACGAGGCGCATGATCTGGAAGCGTTTCTGGCGATGTATTCGCCGACCGCACAGCTCCAGACGGCCGACGGTTCCGTACTGCGGGGTCGCCGGTCACTGCGGGAGTACTACCGGCCCCGGTTCGAGGCCGGCCAGTGCAAGACCGAGCTGATCCACCGGATGACCCAGGGGGAGTGGGTGGTGGACCAGGCGATCGTCCACGATCCCGACCAGGGCCCGGTGCCGATGATCAGCTTCTACCGTGTCCAGGAAGGCCTCATCACCGAGGTCCGCATCCTCGGCTGAGGCGTCGCGACTGTTGCCCCGGCTGGGAGACCGGCCGGGGCAACAGCCCGTTCAGGCGGGAAATGCGCCGCGCGAGCCGCCGATGCCAGGGTTACGGCGAACACCCTGTAAACTGGTCTAGCGGCTGCGCCTCAACGCCGTACGGTCTTCTGTTTTGACCGTGCATGAGGCAGCCGCTAGTCTTAACGATCGTGCCCGGGTCATCCTGGGCCGTCATGCGTGCCCCTCGTACTTTTCGGGTCAGCGCGTGGCACGGGACTTCTGCCGACAGTCAGAAAGTTTATGACTCCGGCGTGTCCGTGCCCTCGCGACACACCCGACCGCGGGGGTCAGGTGCGCAGCAACCGACCGGACGACAGAAAGAGACCTACGCGGTGCCCACCATCCAGCAGTTGGTCCGCAAGGGCCGCCAGGACAAGGTGTCCAAGAACAAGACGCCGGCCCTGAAGGGTTCCCCTCAGCGTCGTGGTGTGTGCACGCGCGTGTACACGACCACCCCGAAGAAGCCGAACTCGGCCCTTCGGAAGGTCGCTCGCGTCCGCCTCACCAGCGGCATCGAGGTCACCGCCTACATCCCGGGCGTCGGCCACAACCTGCAGGAGCACTCGATCGTGCTCGTGCGTGGCGGCCGGGTGAAGGACCTTCCGGGTGTCCGGTACAAGATCATCCGCGGTTCGCTCGACACCCAGGGTGTGAAGAACCGGAAGCAGGCTCGCAGCCGGTACGGCGCGAAGAAGGAGAAGAGCTAATGCCGCGCAAGGGTCCCGCCCCGAAGCGGCCGGTCATCATCGACCCGGTCTACAGTTCGCCGCTGGTCACCCAGTTGATCTCCAAGATCCTGGTGGACGGCAAGAAGCAGATCGCGCAGAGCATCGTCTACACCGCCCTCGAGGGCACCCGGACGAAGACCGGCACCGACCCGGTCATCACGCTCAAGCGCGCCCTGGACAACGTGAAGCCCAGCATCGAGGTGAAGAGCCGCCGCGTCGGTGGTGCCACCTACCAGGTGCCGATCGAGGTCAAGCCCGGTCGCTCGACCACGCTCGCCCTGCGCTGGCTCACGTCCTACTCCCGGGCCCGCCGCGAGAAGACCATGTCCGAGCGCCTGATGAACGAGATCCTGGACGCGTCCAACGGTCTCGGTGCGTCGGTGAAGCGTCGCGAGGACACGCACAAGATGGCCGAAGCCAACAAGGCTTTCGCCCACTACCGCTGGTGATCGCGGGGTCCGGTCCCGGACCCCACCCGATCACCGTTTTGAAGCTAGACAGAAGCGAGAGGTAGACCACCGAGGTGGCCGTACAAATCACCACCGACCTGAGCATGGTGCGCAACATCGGCATCATGGCCCACATCGACGCCGGTAAGACGACGACGACCGAGCGGATCCTCTTCTACACCGGTATCACCTACAAGATCGGTGAGGTCCACGACGGCGCCGCCACGATGGACTGGATGGAGCAGGAGCAGGAGCGCGGCATCACGATCACGTCCGCCGCGACGACCTGCACCTGGAAAGACCACACCATCAACATCATCGACACCCCGGGCCACGTCGACTTCACCGTCGAGGTGGAGCGCTCGCTGCGCGTCCTCGACGGCGCGGTCGCCGTGTTCGACGGTGTCGCGGGCGTCGAGCCGCAGTCCGAGACCGTGTGGCGTCAGGCGGACCGGTACGGCGTACCGCGGATCTGCTTCGTCAACAAGCTGGACCGTACCGGCGCCGAGTTCATGCGCTGCGTCGACATGATCGTCGACCGGCTGGCCGCGGTGCCGCTGGTGCTGCAGCTGCCGATCGGTTCCGAGGCCGACTTCATCGGTGTCGTCGACCTGATCGGGATGCGCGCGCTGACCTGGCGCGGCGAGACCACGATGGGTGAGGACTACACCGTCGAGGAGATCCCGGCCAGCCACACCGAGATCGCCGCCGAGTGGCGCGACAAGCTGATCGAGACGCTGGCCGAGGCCGACGACGAGATCATGGAGCAGTACCTGGAAGGCGAGGAGCCGACCCAGGAGCAGATCATGGCCGGCATCCGGCGCGCGACCATCGCGAGCAAGCTGACCCCGGTGCTGACCGGTACCGCGTTCAAGAACAAGGGCGTCCAGCCCCTGCTCGACGCGATCAACGCCTTCCTGCCGAGCCCGCTCGACGTGCCCGACATCGAGGGCCACGACGTGAAGGACGCCTCGGTCGTCGTCACCCGCAAGCCGGACGACAGCGAGCCGTTCTCGGCGCTGGCGTACAAGATCGCGGCCGACCCGCACCTGGGCAAGCTGACCTTCATCCGGGTGTACTCGGGCAAGCTCGAGACCGGCACCCAGGTCCTGAACCCCACCAAGGGGCGCAAGGAGCGGATCGGCAAGATCTACCGGATGCACGCGAACAAGCGTGAGGAGATCGCGTCGGTCGGCGCCGGCCACATCGTCGCCGTGATGGGTCTGAAGGACACCACCACCGGTGAGACGCTGTGCGACCCGGCCAAGCCGGTCGTGCTGGAGTCGATGACCTTCCCGGCCCCGGTGATCTCGGTCGCCATCGAGCCGAAGTCGAAGGGCGACCAGGAGAAGCTGGGCGTCGCGATCCAGCGGCTCGCCGAGGAGGACCCGACCTTCCAGGTCCGGACCGACGAGGACACGGGCCAGACGATCATCGCCGGTATGGGCGAGCTGCACCTGGAGATCCTGGTCGACCGGATGAAGCGCGAGTTCCGCGTCGAGGCCAACGTCGGCAAGCCCCAGGTCGCCTACCGCGAGACCATCAAGAAGAAGGTCGAGAAGGTCGACTACACGCACAAGAAGCAGACCGGTGGTTCGGGTCAGTTCGCGCGCGTGATCATCAACGTCGAGCCGACGTCGGCCGAGGTCGGTGGCGAGGGCGGCTACGAGTTCGTCAACGCCGTCACCGGTGGTCGCATCCCGCGGGAGTACATCCCGTCGGTGGACGAGGGTGCGCAGGAAGCCATGGAGTTCGGCGTCCTGGCCGGTTACCCGATGGTGGACGTCAAGGTCACCCTGACCGACGGCGCCTACCACGATGTCGACTCCTCCGAGCTCGCCTTCAAGATCGCCGGTTCGATGGCCTTCAAGGACGCCGCCCGCCGGGCGAGTCCGGTCATCCTCGAGCCGATGTTCTCGGTCGAGGTCACCACCCCTGAGGACTACATGGGTGAAGTGATCGGCGACCTCAACTCACGCCGCGGCCAGATCCAGTCGATGGACGAAGGCCCCGGTGGCAGCCGGGTCATCAAGGCCCTGGTGCCGTTGTCCGAGATGTTCGGGTATGTCGGTGACCTACGGTCGAAGACCCAGGGCCGCGCGTCGTACTCGATGCAGTTCGATTCCTACGCCGAGGTTCCGAAGAACGTGGCGGAAGAGATCATCAAGAAGGCCCGCGGCGAGTAGTCTCGCCCCGGACCAACCAACCCACAGCGCGTCGGCGTACGGCGTAAGTCAACACTTTCCAGGAGGGCCCCAGTGGCTAAGGCGAAGTTCGAGCGGACTAAGCCGCACGTCAACATCGGCACCATCGGTCACATCGACCACGGTAAGACGACTCTTACCGCGGCGATCACCAAGGTGCTGCACGACAAGTACCCGACGCTGAACGAGGCGTCGGCCTTCGATCAGATCGACAAGGCGCCGGAAGAGCGCCAGCGCGGTATCACGATCTCGATCGCGCACGTCGAGTACCAGACCGAGGCCCGGCACTACGCCCACGTCGACTGCCCGGGTCACGCGGACTACATCAAGAACATGATCACCGGTGCGGCCCAGATGGACGGCGCGATCCTGGTCGTCGCCGCCACCGACGGCCCGATGCCGCAGACGCGCGAGCACGTGCTGCTCGCCCGTCAGGTCGGCGTGCCGGCGATGGTCGTCGCCCTGAACAAGTGCGACATGGTCGACGACGAGGAGATCCTGGAGCTCGTCGAGCTCGAGGTTCGCGAGCTGCTGAGCGACCAGGAGTTCGACGGGGACAACGTCCCGGTCGTGAAGGTCGCGGCGCACCCGGCACTGCAGGGTGACGCCAAGTGGGGCGAGTCGATCATGGAGCTGATGGACGCCGTCGACTCCTACATCCCGCAGCCGGAGCGCGAGATCGACAAGCCGTTCCTGATGCCGGTCGAGGACGTCTTCACCATCACCGGTCGCGGTACCGTCATCACGGGCCGGATCGAGCGGGGCGTCATCAAGGTCAACGAGACCGTCGACATCGTCGGTATCCGGCCGGAGAAGCAGACCTCGACCGTCACCGGTATCGAGATGTTCCGCAAGCTGCTCGACGAGGGCCAGGCCGGTGAGAACGTCGGTCTGCTGCTTCGTGGCACCAAGCGCGAGGACGTCGAGCGCGGCATGGTCGTCATCAAGCCGGGCACCACGACCCCGCACACCAACTTCGACGCTTCGGTCTACATCCTGTCGAAGGAGGAGGGCGGCCGTCACACGCCGTTCTTCCAGAACTACCGGCCCCAGTTCTACTTCCGCACCACGGACGTCACCGGCGTCGTCACGCTGCCCGAGGGCACCGAGATGGTCATGCCGGGCGACAACACCGACATGTCGGTCGAGCTGATCCAGCCGATCGCCATGGAAGAGGGCCTGAAGTTCGCGATCCGTGAAGGTGGCCGCACCGTCGGCGCCGGCCGGGTCACCAAGATCCTCAAGTGATTTCATGAGGTCCGCAAGGGCTCGCTCACTGAGCCCTTGCGGACCTCTGCTTTGCGCCTGATCCAGGGCAAGTCGGGGTCGGTGACCCCGGAACGGTCCCGGATCGAGGCGTGAAGCCACCACGATTGGCATTCCGATGCCGATCTCTGGCACAATATTCAGGTTGCTCAGGCTAGGTTGCCGGGGCGCGCCGCAGACGGTTGTCTGGCGGCTGCGCCGGACCGGAGACCATGCCGAGGTTCTCGGTCCGAGACCGAACCCCGATCACCATCCCAGGGTCGAAAGTGTGTGGTGACGCGCGTGCCGCGTCCACGACACACCCGACCGCGGGGGTCGGAGCAGCAAAGACGAAGACGAAGAGAAGGACGTAGCGAAGCGATGGCGGGACAAAAGATCCGCATCCGGCTGAAGGCCTACGACCACGAGGTCATCGACAGCTCGGCGCGCAAGATCGTCGACACGGTGACGCGTACTGGTGCGAAGGTTGCTGGCCCGGTGCCGTTGCCGACGGAAAAGAACGTGTTCTGCGTCATCCGCTCGCCGCACAAGTACAAGGACAGCCGCGAGCACTTCGAGATGCGCACCCACAAGCGGCTCATCGACATCATCGACCCCACGCCGAAGACCGTCGACTCGCTGATGCGTCTCGACCTGCCGGCCGGTGTCGACATCGAGATCAAGCTCTGAGGGAAACGCGAAACCAATGAGCAATCAAAAAACCACGCGCGGTCTGCTGGGCACGAAGCTCGGCATGACCCAGACCTGGGACGAGAACAACCGAGTCGTCCCCGTCACCGTGATCCAGGCCGGTCCCTGTGTGGTCACCGAGGTGCGTACCTCGGCCAGCCACGGCTACGACGGCGTCCAGATCGCGTTCGGCGACATCGACCCCCGCAAGGTGAACTCGCCGATGCGCGGCCACTTCGAGAAGGCCGGAGTGACCCCGCGTCGCCACCTGCTCGAGCTGCGCACCGCTGACGCCAGCGAGTACACGCTGGGCCAGGAGATCAAGGCCGAGGCGTTCGCCGCGGGCGAGATCGTCGACGTGTCCGCCACCAGCAAGGGCAAGGGCTTCGCCGGTGTGATGAAGCGGCACGGCTTCCACGGTCTTCGCGCCACCCACGGTGTGCACAAGAAGCACCGTTCGCCGGGCTCCATCGGCGGTTGCGCGACCCCGGGCCGGGTCTTCAAGGGCCTCAAGATGGCCGGCCGGATGGGCAACGAGAAGGTCACCACGCAGAACGTGACGGTCCACGCGATCGACGCCGAGCGCGGCCTGGTCCTGCTCAAGGGTGCCGTCCCCGGCCCCAAGGGCGGCCTCGTGCTGATCCGCAACGCCGCGAAGGGAGCTACCAAATGAGCACCGTTGACGTAGTCGCTGTGAAGGGCGACAAGGTCAGCAAGAAGGGCTCCGCGGAGCTCCCGGCCGAGCTGTTCGACGTACAGGCCAACATCCCGCTGATCCACCAGGTCGTCGTGGCCCAGCTGGCCGCGGCCCGCCAGGGCACGCACAAGGTGAAGTCCCGCGGTGAGGTCTCCGGTGGTGGCGCCAAGCCGTACCGGCAGAAGGGCACCGGCCGCGCCCGGCAGGGTTCGACCCGCGCACCGCAGTTCACCGGTGGTGGCGTCGTGCACGGCCCGACCCCGCGCGACTACAGCCAGCGGACCCCGAAGAAGATGATCGCCGCCGCGCTCCGCGGTGCGTTGTCCGACCGGGCCCGTGACGGCCGCGTGCACGTGGTCGAGAAGTTCGTGGACGGCGACAAGCCGTCGACCAAGGCAGCCCTCAAGGTGCTGGCCGAGGTCACCGAGTACCTCAAGGTGCTGGTGGTCGTGGCGCGCGCCGACGAGCAGACCTGGCTGAGCCTGCGCAACGTGCCGACCGTGCACCTGCTCGCGGCCGACCAGCTGAACGCGTACGACGTGCTGTGCAGCGACG
This region includes:
- the rplC gene encoding 50S ribosomal protein L3, producing MSNQKTTRGLLGTKLGMTQTWDENNRVVPVTVIQAGPCVVTEVRTSASHGYDGVQIAFGDIDPRKVNSPMRGHFEKAGVTPRRHLLELRTADASEYTLGQEIKAEAFAAGEIVDVSATSKGKGFAGVMKRHGFHGLRATHGVHKKHRSPGSIGGCATPGRVFKGLKMAGRMGNEKVTTQNVTVHAIDAERGLVLLKGAVPGPKGGLVLIRNAAKGATK
- the rpsL gene encoding 30S ribosomal protein S12, whose amino-acid sequence is MPTIQQLVRKGRQDKVSKNKTPALKGSPQRRGVCTRVYTTTPKKPNSALRKVARVRLTSGIEVTAYIPGVGHNLQEHSIVLVRGGRVKDLPGVRYKIIRGSLDTQGVKNRKQARSRYGAKKEKS
- the tuf gene encoding elongation factor Tu codes for the protein MAKAKFERTKPHVNIGTIGHIDHGKTTLTAAITKVLHDKYPTLNEASAFDQIDKAPEERQRGITISIAHVEYQTEARHYAHVDCPGHADYIKNMITGAAQMDGAILVVAATDGPMPQTREHVLLARQVGVPAMVVALNKCDMVDDEEILELVELEVRELLSDQEFDGDNVPVVKVAAHPALQGDAKWGESIMELMDAVDSYIPQPEREIDKPFLMPVEDVFTITGRGTVITGRIERGVIKVNETVDIVGIRPEKQTSTVTGIEMFRKLLDEGQAGENVGLLLRGTKREDVERGMVVIKPGTTTPHTNFDASVYILSKEEGGRHTPFFQNYRPQFYFRTTDVTGVVTLPEGTEMVMPGDNTDMSVELIQPIAMEEGLKFAIREGGRTVGAGRVTKILK
- the rpsJ gene encoding 30S ribosomal protein S10, which codes for MAGQKIRIRLKAYDHEVIDSSARKIVDTVTRTGAKVAGPVPLPTEKNVFCVIRSPHKYKDSREHFEMRTHKRLIDIIDPTPKTVDSLMRLDLPAGVDIEIKL
- the rplD gene encoding 50S ribosomal protein L4, whose protein sequence is MSTVDVVAVKGDKVSKKGSAELPAELFDVQANIPLIHQVVVAQLAAARQGTHKVKSRGEVSGGGAKPYRQKGTGRARQGSTRAPQFTGGGVVHGPTPRDYSQRTPKKMIAAALRGALSDRARDGRVHVVEKFVDGDKPSTKAALKVLAEVTEYLKVLVVVARADEQTWLSLRNVPTVHLLAADQLNAYDVLCSDAVVFTTEALEAFVAGSPKGKSVKAVATSTEAEQEVEA
- the fusA gene encoding elongation factor G, whose protein sequence is MAVQITTDLSMVRNIGIMAHIDAGKTTTTERILFYTGITYKIGEVHDGAATMDWMEQEQERGITITSAATTCTWKDHTINIIDTPGHVDFTVEVERSLRVLDGAVAVFDGVAGVEPQSETVWRQADRYGVPRICFVNKLDRTGAEFMRCVDMIVDRLAAVPLVLQLPIGSEADFIGVVDLIGMRALTWRGETTMGEDYTVEEIPASHTEIAAEWRDKLIETLAEADDEIMEQYLEGEEPTQEQIMAGIRRATIASKLTPVLTGTAFKNKGVQPLLDAINAFLPSPLDVPDIEGHDVKDASVVVTRKPDDSEPFSALAYKIAADPHLGKLTFIRVYSGKLETGTQVLNPTKGRKERIGKIYRMHANKREEIASVGAGHIVAVMGLKDTTTGETLCDPAKPVVLESMTFPAPVISVAIEPKSKGDQEKLGVAIQRLAEEDPTFQVRTDEDTGQTIIAGMGELHLEILVDRMKREFRVEANVGKPQVAYRETIKKKVEKVDYTHKKQTGGSGQFARVIINVEPTSAEVGGEGGYEFVNAVTGGRIPREYIPSVDEGAQEAMEFGVLAGYPMVDVKVTLTDGAYHDVDSSELAFKIAGSMAFKDAARRASPVILEPMFSVEVTTPEDYMGEVIGDLNSRRGQIQSMDEGPGGSRVIKALVPLSEMFGYVGDLRSKTQGRASYSMQFDSYAEVPKNVAEEIIKKARGE
- a CDS encoding nuclear transport factor 2 family protein; this translates as MTHMPDLPPYLRPFVLDVEEVAGQRSDRVGELDFYRPASTARTGAILLVHGGPGPADLTVSPRDWPVYQGYATAIAQRGLVAAVVDHSLIRGLDQLTAAADDVEAAVGLLRADPQVDPERVLLWFFSGAGLLAGEWLDSRPGWLRGIALTYPRLATPPGVDELVSAAEVIGKNKNLPVLLTRVGRERDELAGPVAEFVSAGGAALDIIDVPKGQHGFDMLDHTDESRAAVTKALDWAIAHLGEDPTNQPPIPAPTSTRTPLPAAGATVTTEKPKAVVVDKPVAVAPPSAPAVSAETPASRVVGREHSAYEAHDLEAFLAMYSPTAQLQTADGSVLRGRRSLREYYRPRFEAGQCKTELIHRMTQGEWVVDQAIVHDPDQGPVPMISFYRVQEGLITEVRILG
- the rpsG gene encoding 30S ribosomal protein S7, coding for MPRKGPAPKRPVIIDPVYSSPLVTQLISKILVDGKKQIAQSIVYTALEGTRTKTGTDPVITLKRALDNVKPSIEVKSRRVGGATYQVPIEVKPGRSTTLALRWLTSYSRARREKTMSERLMNEILDASNGLGASVKRREDTHKMAEANKAFAHYRW